The following DNA comes from Bufo gargarizans isolate SCDJY-AF-19 unplaced genomic scaffold, ASM1485885v1 original_scaffold_1054_pilon, whole genome shotgun sequence.
AAGAGCCCGACCAGGTAAGCCTCGCTGGCCTCCTGCAGGGCCATGACGGCCGAGCTCTGGAAGCGAAGGTCGGTCTTGAAGTCCTGGGCGATCTCTCTGACCAGGCGCTGGAAGGGCAGCTTCCGGATGAGCAGCTCGGTGGACTTCTGGTAGCGCCGGATCTCCCGGAGAGCGACGGTCCCGGGCCGGTAGCGGTGAGGCTTCTTGACTCCGCCAGTGGCGGGGGCGCTCTTCCTGGCGGCCTTAGTGGCCAGCTGCTTGCGGGGAGCTTTCCCGCCGGTGGACTTACGCGCTGTCTGCTTGGTTCTGGCCATGGCTCTGCAGAGATCTGTACACagcaagtgaatgaggtgaggaGCGGACCGTGCAGATCATTTATACTCCTGGCCTCGTCCTCATTGGCTCATGTAAACCACACCCCTACATCCCTATTGGTTTATTCGTACAGTGATGTGCCCGCCAAAACTTCCGTTACCAATCACCGTTCACAAGAGGTGGGGCCCAACCTCATCCTATCCGCCAGTCCCAGCTGATGGGCGTGTCTCCAGGTaataagcccctcctacataatGCGTGCGGTCAGTCCCTTCCCACCTCCTCAGACGAGCTCCACTCCGCCCTTCAGCCCTCGTTCTCCGCTCACAGCGGGCGGGGCTCCGGCTCCTCTGCGTGAAGGAATAGGGTTAACCCTGTcagcgccgctctcttcagtctaTCAGGGCCTCTCTGCTCGGCTGATACCCGCCCCGCCCTCTGCTGGTAGTGATGCCGCCGCTGAGTGTACTGTGCAGGGGGGTCGTGCGCTCTATCCCTGGACACCAGCGCAGCGATGGAGCCGCTCTTCTCCGCACAGTGAATACGGGACTGTTCTCCGGTAGGAAGGTCGTGGGGAGCGGGAGAAGAGGGCGGAGCTACAGAACAACTacgttacagtgattggctgatctCTGGCTTTTGAAATTCCCGCTCAATTACCGTTCAGCGGCCGTGGAGGAGCAGTCCATTACACACAGGGGACGAACCCTCTGCAGCAGCAATGTCAGGTGCGGTAAGTGCCCCTGTGTGACGCCCGGACCATCAGAGCACAGGACGCCTCCACAGCGGAGATCAGCGGCGCCAGCTCTGCAGGCCGCCTTCTCCCGCTCCCCACCGGAGAAGGGGAGAACAGTCCGGTATTCACTGTGAGGAGAAGAGCGGCTCCATCGCTGCGCTGGTGTCCAGGGATAGAGCGCACGACCCCCCTGCACGCACAGTAAACTCAGCGGCGGCATCACtaccagcagggggcggggcgcaGTGAGGGGCGGGGCGGGTATCAGCCGAGCAGAGAGGCCCAGATAGACTGAAGAGAGATGTTAGCCCCGCCTCTCCGCCCCCCGGCTCAGCTTAATGGATGGATGTGAGTTATGCCCTTCCTGCTGCTCCGCCCCCCGGCTCATCTGAATGGATGGATGTGAGCCCCGCCCCTCTGTTTGCTCCGCCCCGGCTCATCTGAATGAATGGATGTGAGCCCCGCCCCCGGCTCAGCTGGATGGATGTGAACCACGCCTCTTCTGTTGCTCCGCCCCCGGCTCAGCTGGATGGATGTGACGCTGCCAATTGGGAGAAGTGGAGACACCACGTGACCCTCTCCTCCAGTAGATCGGCGCGCAGTCAGCAGCAGCTCATTTGCATGGCCCGTGTATAAATACcgcagcggagggaggaggagaacAGACGAGATTGTGTCTTCAGTCAGAATGCCCGAGCCCGCCAAGTCCGCCCCAGCGCCCAAGAAGGGCTCCAAGAAAGCCGTCACCAAGGTCCAGAAGAAGGACGGCAAGAAGCGGAGGAAGAGCAGGAAGGAGAGCTATGCCATCTACGTCTACAAGGTGCTGAAGCAGGTGCACCCCGACACCGGCATCTCCTCCAAGGCCATGGGCATCATGAACTCCTTCGTCAACGACATCTTCGAGCGCATCGCAGGGGAAGCCTCCCGCCTGGCTCACTACAACAAGCGCTCCACCATCACCTCCCGGGAGATCCAGACCGCCGTGCGCCTGCTGCTGCCCGGAGAGCTGGCCAAGCACGCCGTCTCCGAGGGCACCAAGGCCGTCACCAAGTACACCAGCGCCAAGTGAGCGCCCCCCGCTCTCCGGACCCAAAGgctcttctcagagcccccaccctGTCTCCAGCAGAGCTGCTCCCCGTTCTCACAGTGGCTGCGGTTTTCCTCACTGTCAGCTAGATGAGATGCGGTAACGCTAGTGGAAGTTACAATACAAGCTCCCCTCATCCTGCTCCATGTCCGTTCACTACTCCTATCATCCTCCCTGAGGGGAGGCTGAGCTCTGCTGCCGCTCAGTGGAGGACGAGGCTCCGCTCCTACGGGCACATAACGGCTGAGGGGCTCCAGAGCTCTGCTCCTATTTGCTGGGAGTGTTCAGCATCTCGTCGCTCATTTGAATTTCCCGCCGAGCTGCTAATCTACAGGAGGAGCCGGTCATGTGACCTGTATCAGCGCCGCTCATTGGCGTCATTGTCTCTGCAGCTCGGATTAACCCCTCAGTCTCCGAGCACAGCTCGTCTTGTGGCTGCGGGGACAGGAGCGGTGGAGAACACCCGGGGCTCGGGATTTACATTACTGGGGCTTTCTGTATTGTAGACCTCTGGCTGTACTGAGCACAGGGCGCCGCTGATCTCGGCCAATTGTCCGGCTCTCCGCCCCCTGATGTGCGGGCGGTGTTAACCCCTCAGTGGCTGAGCGCAGAAGGAATTGTAGCTTCTCCCCGGGAAGATGTGGGCGGCTCTGAGAAGAGCCTTTGTGCTGTGAGGACGGAGGCAGCATTAACCCCCGAAGCCGTAGAGAGTGCGGCCCTGGCGCTTGAGCGCGTAGACCACGTCCATGGCGGTGACGGTCTTCCTCTTGGCGTGCTCGGTGTAGGTGACGGCGTCCCGGATGACGTTCTCCAGGAAGACTTTCAGCACCCCGCGGGTCTCCTCATAGATGAGGCCGGAGATGCGCTTGACGCCTCCCCTGCGAGCTAGACGGCGGATGGCAGGCTTGGTGATGCCCTGGATGTTATCGCGGAGCACCTTCCTGTGCCGCTTGGCGCCGCCTTTCCCGAGCCCTTTCCCTCCTTTACCGCGACCAGACATCTTCTAGGTGTGAGCAGAAAGCAgtgactgctcagcccagagcCCTCCTTTATATGGAGCATGGGCGGACCTGGAGGAGAACTGCACGGAGAGGCTGGGGGCGGGACTGTTCCTGAACTCCAGGCCCCGCCCTCCCGCTCTGATTGGCTGAGCTCAGAAGTGCTGGTGGTTTTCATTTTCCAGCCCCCGTATTACCAGCCTGTAAATTACATTATATTAAAGATTAAAGCCTCTATAATATATTATCAACCTCAACAttatagcctccacattatattacagcctccatactaccagcctctgcattacattacagcctccaccttacattacagcctctgcattacattacagcctccatattatattaccgGCGTCcatattacattacagcctccatattaccagcctGTAAATTACATCAtatcctccacattatattaaaaCATCTATATTTTATTATCAACCtcaacattatattacagcctccatactaccagcctctgcattacattacagcctccatattatattaccagcgtccatattatattacagcctccatattaccagcctgtaaattacattacagcctccatactaccagcctccacattacattacagactccaaattatattacagcctccatataacATTACCGGCCTGCACATTATAGCCTCCGCATTATATTAAAGTATctatattatattacagcctccatattatattaacAGTCATAACattaccggcctctacattacattacagccttcatattacattaccagcctccacaatatataacagcctccatattatattacagcctccacattatattacatccTTCATATTACCGGCCtctgcattacattacagcctcaatATTACATTAcccgcctccacattatattactgcTCCCTattaccggcctctacattacagtctcCATATTTTCAGCCTCCACATTTCatcacagcctccatattataagcctctacattacatttcAGCCTTCATACTACCAGCCTCCACagtacattacagcctccacagtacattacagcctccatactaccagcctccacattacattgcAGCTTCTATATTACATTTCAGCCTCCATTTTATATTATCAACCTCAGCATTATATTGCAGCCTTCATATTTtcagcctctacattacattataGCCTCCACATCATATTACAGCCTCTATATTACCAGCCTACACATTAGATTACAGCCTCCATGTTACATTTCCAGCTTTCATAattaccggcctctacattacagtctccatgttacattaccggcctccacattatattacagattTCATATTATcagcctctacattacatcacagcctaaacattatgttacagcctccatattttcAGCCTCCATATTGctagcctctacattacattacagtctctatactaccagcctccacattatattacagcctccatattaccagcctACATTTAAAATTACCGGCCTCCgtgttatattacagcctccttATTAatggcctctacattacagtctacatgttacattaccagcctccacattaaaTTACAGACTCCATATTACCGTTCTCCACATTGCATCACTGCATCCACAATATATTACAGCCTTCATATTACCAGCTTCTGCATTACATTAAAGCATCCAaactatattacagcctccacttAACATTACCTGTCTCTATGTTACATTACCGGCCTCCGTGTTATATTACAGCCTCTGTATTActggcctctacattacagtctaCATGTTACATTACAAGCCTCCATATTACCGTTCTCCACATTGCAtcactgcttccacaatatattacagccttcatattaccagcctctgcattaaattacagcatccaaattatattacagcctccatattaccagcctccacTTAACATTACCTGTCTCTATGTTACATTACCGGCCTccatgttacattacagcctctgtATTActggcctctacattacagtctacatgttacattaccagcctccacattatattacagactccatattaccgtcctctacattacatcacagcctaaACATTATGCTACAGCCTCCATATTTTCAGCCTCCATATAACTAGATTCCACATTaccagcctctacattacattatagcctccacattatattacagcatcTATATTACCAacctccacattacattacagcctctgtATTATATTGCCAGACTCTACATTATATGACAGCCTCAATattaccggcctctacattacagcctccacattatatgacagcctccatattatggGCATCTACATTAGAgcatccacattatattacagcctccatattacattaCCAACGTCCACATTATATAACAGCCTCCATATtgccagcctccacattatattacagcctccatgttACATTTCCAGCCTACATattaccggcctctacattacagtctccatgttacattaccagcctccacattatattactgaCTCCATATTACCGTCCtctacattacatcacagcctaaacattatgttacagcctccatattactatcctctaaattacagcctctatactgccattcTCCAAATTATATTACAGACTCCATATTACCAGCCTCTACTTAAGATTACCGGCCTCTATGTAACATTACCGGCATCCACAtaatattacagcctccgtatgaccgcctctacattacagtctcTATGTTACATTaccggcctccacattatattacagacttCATATTATCGTCCTCTACAGCCTCCATATTTTCAGCCTCCATATTACTAGCCTCTAAATTACAGTCTCTatactaccagcctccacattacatcacagcctccacattatattacagcctccatttaaCATTGCCGGCCTCCATGTTATATTACAGCCTCTGTATTAatggcctctacattacagtctacgtgttacattaccagcctccacattatattacagactccatattgccgttctctacattccatcacagcctaaacattatgttacagcctccatattttcAGCCTTCACATTATATGACAGCCTCCATATAACTAGCCTCCACATTaccagcctctacattacattgtagcctccacattatattacagcctctatATTACCAACCTCAACATTACATTATAGCCTCTGTATTATATTACCAGCCTCTACATTATATGACAGCCTCAATATTACCCgcctctacattacattacagcctccatattatattaccggcctccacattatatgacagcctccatattatggGCCTCTACATTAAAGcttccacattatattacagcgtccacattatattacagcctccacatgctattacagcctccacattatattatagCCTTTACATgatattaccagcctccacattatattaccagCCTACATACTATACTGtcctatactatactgtgctgtactatactatactgtgctgtactatactatactgtgctgtactatgctATATTCTACCGTACtaaactataatatactgtgctataatataatatactgtgctatactatactataatatactgtgctatactatactataatatactgtgctatactatactataatatactgtgctatactatactatactataatatactgtactatattgtgctgcactatactatactttgctgtactatactgtgctgtactatactatactgtgctgtactatactatactgtgctgtactatgctATACTATAccgtactatactataatatac
Coding sequences within:
- the LOC122922906 gene encoding histone H3; this encodes MARTKQTARKSTGGKAPRKQLATKAARKSAPATGGVKKPHRYRPGTVALREIRRYQKSTELLIRKLPFQRLVREIAQDFKTDLRFQSSAVMALQEASEAYLVGLFEDTNLCAIHAKRVTIMPKDIQLARRIRGERA
- the LOC122922910 gene encoding histone H2B 1.1 — protein: MPEPAKSAPAPKKGSKKAVTKVQKKDGKKRRKSRKESYAIYVYKVLKQVHPDTGISSKAMGIMNSFVNDIFERIAGEASRLAHYNKRSTITSREIQTAVRLLLPGELAKHAVSEGTKAVTKYTSAK
- the LOC122922911 gene encoding histone H4 codes for the protein MSGRGKGGKGLGKGGAKRHRKVLRDNIQGITKPAIRRLARRGGVKRISGLIYEETRGVLKVFLENVIRDAVTYTEHAKRKTVTAMDVVYALKRQGRTLYGFGG